The Streptomyces luteogriseus genome includes a window with the following:
- a CDS encoding type B 50S ribosomal protein L31 — protein MRQGIHPDYGPVVFRDRAANYAFLTRSTLSATAGEKTVEWEDGNTYPVVDVEISDVSHPFYTGTARVLDTAGRVERFERRYGKKG, from the coding sequence ATGCGCCAGGGAATCCACCCGGACTACGGCCCCGTCGTCTTCCGCGACCGTGCCGCGAACTACGCCTTCCTCACCCGCTCGACCCTTTCCGCCACGGCGGGCGAGAAGACCGTCGAGTGGGAGGACGGCAACACCTACCCGGTCGTCGACGTCGAGATCTCCGACGTGAGCCACCCCTTCTACACCGGCACGGCCCGCGTCCTGGACACCGCCGGCCGCGTGGAGCGCTTCGAGCGCCGGTACGGAAAGAAGGGCTGA
- the rpmG gene encoding 50S ribosomal protein L33 has translation MARNELRPVIKLRSTAGTGFTYVTRKNRRNDPDRMTLRKFDPVAGRHVDFREER, from the coding sequence ATGGCACGCAACGAACTCCGTCCGGTCATCAAGCTCCGGTCCACCGCCGGGACCGGCTTCACCTACGTGACCCGCAAGAACCGCCGCAACGACCCGGACCGCATGACCCTGCGCAAGTTCGATCCGGTCGCCGGCCGCCACGTCGACTTCCGAGAGGAGCGCTGA
- the rpmB gene encoding 50S ribosomal protein L28, translating into MSAHCMLTGTRPGFGNRISHSHRRTSRRFDPNIQSKRYWLPSEGRHVRLRLSTKGIKTVDTIGIEAAVARIRARGVRI; encoded by the coding sequence ATGTCCGCGCACTGCATGCTGACCGGCACCCGGCCGGGCTTCGGCAACCGCATCTCGCACTCCCACCGGCGCACGTCGCGCCGGTTCGACCCCAACATCCAGTCCAAGCGCTACTGGCTGCCGAGCGAGGGCCGGCACGTACGGCTCCGGCTCAGCACGAAGGGGATCAAGACCGTCGACACGATCGGGATCGAGGCGGCCGTCGCCCGGATCCGCGCCCGGGGAGTGAGGATCTGA
- the rpsN gene encoding 30S ribosomal protein S14 has protein sequence MAKKSKIAKNDRRQEVVARYAARRAELKEIIRRPSSTEAERLAAQAELRRQPRDASATRVRNRDGVDGRPRGYFRAFGLSRVNLREQAHAGYLPGVRKSSW, from the coding sequence ATGGCCAAGAAGAGCAAGATCGCGAAGAACGACAGGCGGCAGGAGGTCGTCGCGCGGTACGCCGCCAGGCGGGCCGAACTGAAGGAGATCATCCGGCGGCCGTCGTCGACGGAGGCCGAACGGCTCGCCGCACAGGCGGAGCTGCGCAGGCAGCCGCGCGACGCGAGCGCCACGCGCGTGCGCAACCGCGACGGCGTCGACGGCCGGCCGCGCGGCTACTTCCGGGCGTTCGGGCTGTCCCGGGTGAATCTGCGGGAGCAGGCGCACGCGGGGTACCTGCCCGGGGTGCGCAAGTCCTCCTGGTGA